A single Limanda limanda chromosome 19, fLimLim1.1, whole genome shotgun sequence DNA region contains:
- the LOC133026199 gene encoding ictacalcin-like, whose product MSEVQQAMLLLISAFHRYSGKEGDDLSLNRGELKDLLENELKEMLGKSNDQAAIDRIFKELDANKDNKVDFAEYVALVCSLTQMCHEFFVTRKK is encoded by the exons ATGTCTGAAGTCCAGCAAGCCATGCTCCTACTCATCAGCGCCTTTCATAGATACTCTGGCAAAGAGGGGGACGACCTCTCCCTGAACAGGGGCGAGCTGAAAGATCTGCTTGAGAATGAACTCAAAGAAATGCTGGGG AAATCCAATGACCAGGCCGCAATCGATCGCATCTTCAAGGAACTGGATGCAAACAAGGACAACAAAGTTGACTTCGCAGAGTATGTGGCGCTGGTGTGCAGCCTCACGCAGATGTGCCACGAGTTCTTCGTGACCAGGAAGAAGTAA
- the s100a10a gene encoding protein S100-A10a, whose amino-acid sequence MPSELETAMESLIKVFHRYASKEKNTTTLNRRELRELMENELSNFLKSQKDPAAVDKIMKDLDTNGDGQVDFEEFVSLVVGLSIACEQCYQSHMCKKTKK is encoded by the exons ATGCCTTCCGAACTGGAAACCGCGATGGAGTCACTCATCAAAGTGTTCCACCGTTACGCCTCAAAGGAAAAGAACACCACCACACTGAACCGGCGAGAGCTCAGAGAGTTGATGGAAAACGAGCTGTCCAACTTCCTCAAG agtCAGAAGGACCCGGCTGCTGTCGACAAGATCATGAAGGACCTTGACACCAACGGCGACGGCCAGGTGGACTTTGAGGAGTTTGTGTCTCTGGTTGTCGGACTTTCCATCGCCTGCGAGCAGTGCTACCAGTCGCACATGTGCAAGAAGACCAAGAAGTAA
- the snx27a gene encoding sorting nexin-27a, with protein sequence MADEEGDETRSAQPSASRSGPAAGSSSTAGQTTTTTTTVTSGPRSVRIVKSESGYGFNVRGQVSEGGQLRSINGELYAPLQHVSAVLPGGAADRAGIAKGDRILEVNGVSVEGATHKQVVDLIRAGEKELVLAVLSVPPQEGDGLEGGEEVQLNYDYSDKQAVPISVPTYKHVEQHSERFVVYNVYMSGRQLCSKRYREFAILNQNLKREYANFNFPKIPGKWPFSLSEQQLDARRRGLEEYLERVCSVRVIGESDIMQEFLSESDENYNGVTDVELRIALPDKTTISVRVRKNSTTDQVYQALVLKVGMDSIMASYFALFEVINHSFVRKLAPNEFPHKLYVQNYTSAVPGTCLALRKWLFSFQEEELLRDNPLALHYCFHQALDDVKKGFIKTEDKSYQLQKLAEQRKMATYLSLLRTCEGYNEVAFPHCSCDSRRKGHVITAISIHHFKLHACTEDGTLENQVIAFEWGEMQRWDTDEEGMAFCFEYARGEKKPRWVKIFTPYFNYMHECFERVFCELKWRKQVEEEASDKDNKNCSNTEILPPLETQQKGWRHLGGEIATS encoded by the exons ATGGCGGATGAAGAAGGCGATGAAACCCGGTCGGCTCAGCCCTCGGCATCCCGCAGCGGTCCGGCCGCCGGCTCCTCTAGCACCGCGGGccagaccaccaccaccaccaccacggtCACCTCCGGTCCCCGCTCCGTGAGGATCGTCAAGTCGGAGTCCGGCTACGGGTTCAACGTCCGCGGTCAAGTCAGCGAAGGGGGGCAGCTCCGGAGCATCAACGGGGAACTGTACGCTCCTCTGCAGCATGTCAGCGCCGTCCTGCCCGGGGGAGCCGCGGACCGAGCCGGGATAGCGAAGGGGGACCGGATCCTGGAAGT TAATGGGGTGAGCGTGGAAGGGGCCACCCACAAGCAGGTCGTGGACCTGATCCGAGCAGGGGAGAAGGAGCTGGTTCTGGCTGTGCTCTCCGTTCCACCTCAGGAGGGCGATGGGttggaaggaggagaggaagtccAACTAAACTACGACTACAGCGACAAGCAGGCTGTGCCCATTTCCGTTCCCACGTACAAACATGTGGAGCAGCACTCCGAGAGGTTTGTG GTGTACAATGTGTACATGTCGGGTAGGCAGCTGTGCTCAAAGCGCTACCGGGAGTTCGCCatcctgaaccagaacctgaagAGAGAGTATGCCAACTTCAACTTCCCAAAGATTCCAGGGAAATGGCCCTTCTCCCTTTCTGAACAGCAGCTGGATGCTCGGCGTAGAGGCCTGGAGGAATATCTCGAGCGAG tTTGCTCTGTGCGGGTGATCGGGGAGAGTGACATCATGCAGGAGTTTCTCTCTGAATCAGACGAG AACTACAATGGAGTGACAGATGTCGAGCTGCGGATAGCCCTCCCTGACAAGACCACCATCTCCGTCAGAGTCCGCAAAAACAGCACCACGGACCAGGTGTACCAG GCGTTAGTGTTGAAGGTTGGAATGGACAGTATTATGGCAAGCTACTTCGCCCTTTTTGAGGTCATCAACCATTCCTTTG taCGGAAGCTGGCGCCCAACGAGTTTCCCCACAAGCTCTACGTGCAGAACTACACGTCGGCGGTGCCGGGGACGTGCTTGGCGCTCCGCAAGTGGTTGTTCAGCttccaggaggaggagttacTAAGAGACAATCCGCTGGCACTGCACTACTGCTTTCACCAG GCATTGGATGATGTGAAGAAGGGATTCATAAAAACAGAGGACAAATCCTACCAGCTGCAGAAACTGGCAGAGCAGCGCAAGATGGCCACG TACCTGAGCCTGTTGCGGACGTGTGAGGGCTACAACGAGGTGGCGTTCCCACACTGCTCCTGCGACTCCAGGAGGAAGGGACACGTCATCACAGCCATCAGCATCCATCACTTCAAGCTGCACGCCTGCACGGAGGACGGCACGCTGGAG AACCAGGTGATAGCGTTCGAGTGGGGGGAGATGCAGCGCTGGGACACTGACGAGGAGGGGATGGCTTTCTGCTTCGAGTAtgccagaggagagaagaaaccTCGCTGGGTCAAGATCTTCACTCCATAT TTCAACTACATGCACGAGTGCTTTGAGCGGGTCTTTTGTGAGCTGAAGTGGAGGAAACAG GTTGAGGAAGAGGCATCtgacaaagacaacaaaaacTGCAGTAACACTG AGATCCTGCCTCCTCTGGAGACGCAGCAAAAGGGATGGCGCCACCTAGGGGGGGAGATTGCAACTTCCTAA